One window of the Granulicella arctica genome contains the following:
- a CDS encoding translocation/assembly module TamB domain-containing protein translates to MSVPENGSGTTRHRSLLGRITRPIAWTLLGIFLLIVVLLCGAAWYTTTADFQRRVGKEVVGVLEDATGGRVELRSISFSLRHLAIEANGLVIHGLEGPDEPPYLSADRILVRVQIINFFAHTAGGAAGHIGLNLLRVEQPHVHLIIDKNGKTNQPVPKHPSTSNTPVIDTLLDLKAHEVELVNGVALLNDRAIPFDLAARDLNAQVQYLSASDHYGATIDLNDLRTKMQKEPEAQSKLHIEAEVGRDMAALKKFEFNTGKSSVLEASGTINHFAQPEWQAKVKGALELTQISVLSGFDGLKAGTVDIDLNGHNCTTAPAVAQKHPHFWELRHRKTEAKPSVKVLPPDPDCKAGYLLVGSAKLHNAGYVDENVRLHDINGSAQLHITPTELLFTALTGYLPGGGSAEGDLRITNWLGEVPANAPVTSPTVAGATTTANKTAKALNAAPVVTTSNKLPPVQTAHAYLTATASKIPLRAIMEIAAPKNYGDLGFDTSVSGPIQVEWGGPATEIADTVEVQADLKLAPTGVRRKGALSDIPVSGQVLGHYTGKTEVVQVQRLAIQTPQSTLTASGVLGVNKGDPLTDLRADLNVRDLSEYDQLLQTLGVASNGKKGVAALPIVLHGGVSFNGTARGRLVDLDLKGHLQATQLEVKQGTTDVQVDSVTADAEYSPQAGLAVATSTIKRGTAVLNVSGTVRPRRVERRRAVTYVWDDQVAIDAKVQLANAQVVDVLTIAGQQAIPLTGVLNVNAHAAGTMKNLTGSGQVSLVNGVAYGEPYDSVAVDLAVKGQDIEASNVALKLHGMQITGNGGYDMASEHLHGHIEGNYLQLSKFKSLQQAGTNADGVLSLVADANGTLTEPGLKANVKLANLTFDSQPLGDLAANLHSEGKVLTFTAQSTLVGARLDLAGQTQLVGNYDTQAKLTLTGLDIGKPLVLFSPSSTIKASSAISGVVTVSGPLATPKALSGNAELDNVDVKLQGIELKAAEPIRVSLRDGIAHLDQIHITGQDTDLHASGTAQVFGATDPKGGALDVKANGSVSFALAHTFDPDIIASGKAEFTVGAGGQVKNPALTGKVQFEGVNLAMDGVANGLTNLNGTLVFNEDRLQVQNLTATTGGGLLKIGGFLTYKNGIFADLTATGDTVRVRLNGLSATANVALKLQGGPDNLLLSGNVLLTRFGIGADVDFAAFASAGGVSAPPDPDAPTNKIRMDVHITSSPQLDFQNSYAKLAGTVDLTIRGTVADPSVLGRIQITDGSATFAGTTYQLQRGDIYFTNPVRIDPVIDLDATARVENYDVTIGLHGTTTNLKPTYRSEPPLSEADVFALLALGRTQEEAQLYQEQQVQAGTDPTTSSLLGGALNATVSNRVEKLFGVGSVKIDPAFVGTLGNSSARITVQQQISKQITATFATNVNQSAQQLIQVQYNLTPNKSVVVTRDETGVFSIVYKLRQRYR, encoded by the coding sequence ATGAGCGTTCCAGAGAACGGTTCGGGTACGACTCGTCATCGGTCGCTGTTGGGCAGGATTACCCGTCCTATTGCCTGGACGCTGCTTGGAATCTTTTTGCTGATCGTTGTGCTTCTTTGTGGTGCTGCCTGGTATACGACAACGGCGGACTTCCAAAGACGTGTGGGCAAGGAAGTCGTTGGTGTTCTCGAGGATGCAACTGGCGGACGCGTCGAGTTGCGGAGTATCAGCTTCAGCCTGCGGCATCTCGCGATTGAGGCGAATGGGTTAGTCATTCACGGGCTTGAGGGTCCGGATGAGCCTCCGTATCTCTCGGCGGATCGCATCCTGGTGCGCGTGCAGATTATCAACTTCTTTGCGCATACTGCGGGTGGGGCGGCAGGGCATATTGGGTTGAATCTGCTGCGCGTCGAACAGCCGCATGTGCATTTGATTATCGACAAGAACGGTAAGACGAACCAGCCGGTGCCGAAGCATCCGAGCACAAGTAATACGCCGGTGATCGATACGCTGCTTGATCTTAAGGCGCACGAGGTTGAACTCGTGAATGGTGTGGCGTTGTTGAACGATCGCGCAATTCCCTTTGACCTGGCTGCGCGGGATCTGAATGCGCAGGTGCAATATCTTTCGGCGTCAGATCACTACGGCGCTACTATCGATTTGAATGATCTTCGGACGAAGATGCAGAAGGAGCCGGAGGCACAGTCGAAGCTGCATATCGAAGCAGAGGTAGGCCGCGATATGGCGGCGTTGAAGAAGTTTGAGTTCAACACGGGTAAGTCTTCGGTGCTGGAGGCTTCGGGGACGATCAATCATTTTGCGCAGCCGGAGTGGCAAGCGAAGGTAAAGGGTGCGCTGGAGCTGACGCAGATCTCTGTGCTCTCGGGTTTTGATGGATTGAAGGCCGGGACGGTAGACATTGACCTGAACGGGCATAACTGCACGACGGCTCCTGCTGTGGCGCAGAAGCATCCGCACTTCTGGGAGTTGCGTCATCGAAAGACAGAGGCGAAGCCAAGTGTGAAGGTGCTGCCGCCTGATCCGGATTGCAAGGCTGGATACCTGCTTGTGGGTTCGGCGAAGCTGCACAATGCGGGCTATGTGGACGAGAATGTACGACTGCACGACATCAACGGTAGTGCACAGCTTCACATCACACCGACAGAGCTGCTGTTCACAGCATTGACCGGCTATCTGCCGGGCGGTGGTAGCGCGGAAGGTGACCTGCGGATTACGAACTGGCTGGGCGAGGTTCCTGCGAATGCGCCTGTGACATCACCTACGGTGGCTGGCGCGACGACTACTGCGAACAAGACTGCCAAGGCTCTGAATGCTGCGCCGGTTGTGACGACGAGTAACAAGTTGCCACCGGTGCAGACGGCGCATGCGTATCTCACCGCTACCGCCTCGAAGATTCCACTGCGGGCGATTATGGAGATTGCCGCTCCTAAGAACTATGGAGATCTTGGATTCGATACGTCGGTCTCGGGACCGATCCAGGTGGAGTGGGGTGGCCCGGCGACGGAGATTGCTGACACGGTTGAGGTTCAGGCTGATCTGAAGCTTGCGCCGACTGGTGTGCGGCGTAAGGGTGCATTGTCGGATATTCCTGTGAGTGGGCAGGTGCTAGGCCACTACACCGGAAAGACAGAGGTTGTGCAGGTGCAGCGGCTTGCGATTCAGACTCCGCAATCGACGCTGACGGCGAGTGGTGTACTGGGCGTAAACAAGGGAGATCCGCTGACAGATTTGCGTGCTGACTTGAATGTGCGAGATCTGTCTGAGTATGACCAGCTCCTGCAGACGCTTGGTGTTGCTTCGAATGGAAAGAAGGGCGTCGCGGCGTTGCCGATTGTGCTGCACGGCGGCGTCTCGTTCAATGGCACTGCCCGGGGGCGGCTTGTTGATCTGGATTTGAAGGGTCACCTCCAGGCTACGCAGCTTGAGGTAAAGCAGGGGACTACAGATGTGCAGGTCGACTCGGTGACGGCGGATGCTGAGTATTCTCCGCAGGCTGGACTAGCGGTCGCGACATCGACGATCAAGCGTGGGACTGCTGTGCTGAATGTGTCGGGCACGGTGCGGCCGCGGCGTGTGGAGCGGCGGCGGGCGGTGACGTATGTCTGGGATGACCAGGTCGCGATTGATGCGAAGGTGCAACTTGCGAACGCGCAGGTTGTGGATGTGCTGACGATTGCTGGACAGCAGGCGATTCCGCTGACGGGTGTGCTGAATGTCAACGCGCATGCTGCGGGAACGATGAAGAACTTGACGGGTTCCGGCCAGGTCTCGCTGGTGAACGGTGTGGCCTATGGCGAGCCGTATGACTCGGTTGCGGTGGACCTGGCGGTGAAGGGGCAGGATATTGAGGCGAGCAACGTCGCCTTGAAGCTGCATGGGATGCAGATCACGGGTAACGGCGGCTACGATATGGCGTCCGAGCATCTGCACGGTCATATCGAAGGTAACTATCTTCAGCTTTCGAAGTTCAAGAGTTTGCAGCAGGCGGGAACGAATGCTGACGGTGTCCTTAGCCTTGTGGCGGATGCAAACGGAACCCTAACGGAGCCTGGGCTTAAGGCCAATGTGAAGCTCGCAAATCTTACTTTTGATAGCCAGCCGCTTGGTGACCTGGCGGCGAACCTTCACAGCGAGGGTAAGGTGCTGACCTTTACGGCGCAGTCGACGCTGGTTGGTGCCAGGCTCGACCTTGCGGGACAGACACAGTTGGTGGGTAACTACGATACGCAGGCGAAGTTGACGCTGACGGGACTCGATATCGGGAAGCCGCTGGTGCTGTTCTCGCCGTCGAGCACGATCAAGGCTAGTTCGGCGATCAGCGGTGTGGTGACGGTAAGTGGGCCGCTGGCTACTCCCAAGGCGTTGAGCGGCAATGCAGAGCTGGATAATGTGGATGTTAAGTTGCAGGGGATTGAGTTAAAGGCGGCAGAGCCGATTCGCGTTAGCCTTCGCGATGGGATCGCGCATCTCGACCAGATTCACATCACCGGGCAGGATACTGACCTCCATGCGAGCGGCACGGCGCAGGTGTTTGGCGCGACCGATCCTAAGGGCGGTGCGTTGGATGTAAAGGCGAACGGCAGCGTGAGTTTCGCGCTGGCGCATACGTTTGACCCCGACATTATTGCGAGTGGTAAAGCGGAGTTCACGGTTGGGGCAGGGGGCCAGGTCAAGAATCCGGCGTTGACCGGCAAGGTGCAGTTCGAAGGTGTCAACCTTGCGATGGATGGTGTTGCCAATGGCTTGACGAATCTGAACGGTACACTTGTCTTCAACGAAGATCGCCTGCAGGTGCAGAACCTGACGGCAACTACCGGTGGTGGGCTGCTGAAGATTGGCGGCTTTCTGACGTACAAGAATGGCATTTTTGCCGATCTGACTGCGACTGGTGACACAGTGCGTGTGCGACTGAACGGGCTTAGTGCTACGGCGAACGTTGCGCTTAAACTGCAGGGTGGACCCGACAATCTCTTGCTGAGTGGCAACGTGTTGCTGACTCGGTTTGGTATCGGCGCCGATGTTGACTTTGCGGCCTTTGCATCGGCGGGTGGTGTGAGTGCGCCGCCTGATCCTGATGCGCCTACGAACAAGATTCGTATGGATGTTCACATCACGAGTTCGCCGCAACTAGACTTCCAGAACTCGTATGCGAAGCTGGCTGGAACGGTTGACCTGACAATTCGCGGGACGGTTGCAGACCCTTCGGTACTTGGTCGGATTCAGATTACGGATGGCAGCGCGACCTTTGCGGGAACGACGTACCAGCTACAGCGTGGTGATATTTATTTCACCAATCCAGTTCGGATCGATCCGGTGATCGACCTGGATGCGACGGCGCGCGTTGAAAACTACGACGTAACCATTGGGCTGCATGGGACGACTACGAATCTGAAACCAACATATCGATCGGAGCCGCCGCTGAGCGAGGCGGATGTGTTTGCGTTGCTGGCACTGGGACGGACGCAGGAAGAGGCGCAGCTTTATCAGGAGCAGCAGGTGCAGGCCGGTACCGACCCGACGACAAGTTCGCTGCTTGGCGGAGCGCTGAATGCAACAGTGAGCAACCGCGTGGAGAAGCTGTTCGGTGTAGGAAGCGTGAAGATCGATCCGGCGTTTGTTGGCACGCTGGGGAACTCATCCGCGAGGATCACGGTGCAGCAGCAGATCTCGAAGCAGATCACGGCGACGTTTGCGACCAATGTGAACCAGTCGGCTCAGCAACTGATCCAGGTGCAGTACAACCTCACTCCGAACAAGTCCGTCGTGGTCACTCGCGATGAGACGGGTGTGTTCAGCATCGTGTATAAGTTGCGTCAGCGCTATCGCTAG
- a CDS encoding BON domain-containing protein — protein MNVGISKRVLSAGVLGLVMAFGGIRVAKAQTGADIASGPDAQIQADVSKALDNKKFRDVKANVQNGVVTLTGSVAVFSDKEDADKKAHHRKNVKGIQNMIEVAGPVVEDAQLRNKLGEKLAYDRVGYGTTAFNALTIAVQNGVVTLGGTAYGPTDKDSALSLVANYPGVKDVVDNIEVAPTSPMDDRIRLSEARAIYGAPQLNKYAIDPAKPIRITVVNGNVTLSGVVDNQMDKDVANIRANQVPSVFKVVNNLQVAGGGSDR, from the coding sequence ATGAACGTCGGAATTAGTAAGCGAGTTCTAAGCGCGGGCGTGCTTGGTTTAGTGATGGCATTTGGTGGCATTCGTGTCGCGAAGGCTCAGACCGGTGCGGACATAGCGAGCGGACCTGATGCGCAGATCCAGGCTGATGTGAGTAAAGCGCTCGACAACAAAAAATTCAGGGATGTGAAGGCCAATGTCCAGAACGGCGTGGTGACACTGACTGGTTCTGTTGCCGTGTTCAGCGACAAAGAGGATGCGGATAAGAAGGCACATCACCGCAAGAACGTGAAGGGCATCCAGAACATGATTGAGGTTGCCGGGCCGGTTGTTGAAGATGCGCAGCTGCGAAACAAACTGGGTGAGAAGCTGGCTTATGATCGGGTGGGTTATGGGACGACGGCCTTCAACGCGCTGACGATCGCTGTGCAGAATGGTGTGGTGACACTGGGGGGTACGGCGTATGGACCTACGGACAAGGATTCAGCGCTGAGCCTGGTGGCGAACTATCCGGGTGTGAAGGATGTGGTTGACAACATCGAGGTCGCTCCTACGTCGCCTATGGATGACCGTATTCGGCTGTCGGAGGCTCGCGCGATTTATGGTGCTCCGCAGCTTAACAAGTATGCAATCGATCCGGCTAAGCCGATTCGCATCACAGTGGTGAACGGGAATGTGACACTGTCGGGTGTGGTCGACAACCAGATGGATAAGGACGTCGCAAATATTCGCGCGAATCAGGTTCCGAGTGTGTTCAAGGTCGTCAACAATTTGCAGGTTGCTGGTGGCGGTTCAGATCGATAG
- a CDS encoding UbiA-like polyprenyltransferase has translation MTSVWKNTVATLEMIKWEHSIFALPFALTGAVLAAGGWPPLRALFWIVVCMVAARSAAMAFNRLVDAKLDAANPRTAARALPAGALQTRFVGGFVVASVLLFLLGAAMLNRLTLELAPIALAVVLAYSYMKRVTRWSHFVLGIALGIAPSAAWIGVRGSLDPRIVVLTCAVLLWVGGFDILYACQDFEHDRKVGLNSVPQAFGLTGAFWMARLMHVGMMVLLVWLVQLFGLGLIAESGLAVVALLLLYEHSIIAPHDLKRMNAAFFTLNGVISVVFFLFIAAAELFVK, from the coding sequence ATGACGAGTGTATGGAAGAACACGGTGGCTACGCTGGAGATGATCAAGTGGGAGCACTCCATCTTTGCTCTTCCGTTTGCACTCACCGGGGCGGTGCTGGCCGCGGGTGGATGGCCACCGTTACGGGCGCTGTTCTGGATTGTGGTGTGCATGGTTGCGGCTCGATCTGCAGCGATGGCGTTCAATCGCCTGGTCGACGCGAAGCTGGATGCGGCCAATCCGCGGACCGCGGCGCGTGCGTTGCCGGCCGGGGCGTTGCAGACGCGCTTCGTTGGTGGATTTGTGGTCGCTTCAGTGCTGCTGTTTCTGCTTGGAGCAGCGATGTTGAATCGGCTTACGCTCGAGCTTGCGCCGATTGCCCTGGCGGTGGTGCTGGCTTATAGCTACATGAAGCGGGTGACACGCTGGTCACACTTCGTGCTGGGGATCGCATTGGGTATTGCGCCGTCGGCGGCGTGGATTGGCGTTCGCGGCTCGCTCGATCCGCGGATTGTGGTGCTGACGTGTGCGGTGCTGCTCTGGGTGGGTGGCTTCGACATTCTGTATGCGTGTCAGGACTTCGAGCACGACCGCAAGGTGGGATTGAACAGTGTGCCGCAGGCATTTGGGCTGACCGGAGCGTTCTGGATGGCGCGCTTGATGCACGTCGGCATGATGGTCCTGCTGGTATGGCTTGTACAGTTGTTCGGATTGGGCTTAATTGCAGAGTCGGGTCTTGCTGTTGTGGCGCTGCTGTTGCTGTACGAGCACAGCATCATTGCTCCGCACGATCTGAAGCGAATGAACGCCGCGTTCTTTACCTTAAACGGCGTGATCTCGGTTGTGTTCTTTCTGTTTATTGCGGCAGCTGAACTGTTCGTCAAATAG
- a CDS encoding CsbD family protein, with the protein MNQDNAGGKFDQIAGKIKQGVGEAVGNEKLANEGAAEQVKGHAKEAWGNVKDAASDTHDSTSADAHVRAEEAKLHAEQAGHDTRNSITSAAEHLKDSINRGIDHLKGDDRR; encoded by the coding sequence ATGAATCAGGACAACGCAGGCGGAAAGTTCGATCAGATTGCAGGCAAGATCAAGCAGGGCGTAGGCGAAGCCGTTGGCAACGAAAAGCTTGCCAATGAAGGTGCAGCGGAGCAGGTCAAGGGTCACGCAAAGGAAGCGTGGGGCAATGTGAAGGACGCCGCTTCAGATACTCATGATTCCACAAGTGCCGACGCTCATGTTCGTGCCGAGGAAGCTAAGTTACATGCTGAGCAAGCTGGTCACGACACGCGCAACTCAATTACCTCTGCTGCCGAGCACCTAAAGGACAGCATCAACCGTGGTATCGATCACCTCAAGGGCGACGACCGCCGGTAG
- a CDS encoding lmo0937 family membrane protein has protein sequence MLWTITIILVVLWLVGLVSSYTLGGWIHILLVLAIIVLIFNLLSGRRAL, from the coding sequence ATGCTTTGGACTATCACGATCATCCTAGTCGTCCTCTGGCTCGTAGGACTTGTCAGCAGCTACACCCTTGGCGGATGGATCCACATCCTCCTCGTACTCGCGATCATCGTGCTCATCTTCAACCTACTCTCTGGACGACGAGCACTCTGA
- a CDS encoding prephenate dehydratase — translation MRAAIQGELGSNSHMAALAMLGDGVRHVEIVACGVSTEVFERVVAGDVDGAVLPIENSLHGSVAEHYDLLLAQPVRIDRESLLHIRHNVMAMPGVAFGDIRRIMSHPVALAQCRHFLDQHRDLEIVPFYDTAGSVKRVMQDGLLDAAGIAPILAAEQYGAAVLVAGVEDHAENFTRFHLVVRDSVPLPESPSNPDKMSLAFAIEHRPGSLVAALEVLNAAGVDLTKIESRPVPGSPWEYVFYVDVRFDRPEKADAAVAALRAHCRMVKELGRYTAA, via the coding sequence GTGAGAGCTGCAATCCAGGGAGAGCTCGGTTCGAACAGCCACATGGCCGCTCTTGCGATGCTTGGCGATGGGGTCAGACACGTTGAGATCGTGGCGTGTGGTGTGTCGACAGAGGTGTTTGAGCGCGTCGTTGCAGGCGATGTGGATGGCGCGGTGCTGCCGATCGAAAACAGTTTGCACGGTTCGGTTGCCGAGCATTACGATCTGCTGCTGGCGCAACCGGTGCGTATCGATCGGGAGAGCCTGCTGCACATCCGCCACAATGTCATGGCTATGCCGGGCGTGGCTTTCGGCGATATCCGCAGGATCATGTCGCATCCGGTTGCCTTGGCGCAGTGCCGGCACTTTCTCGATCAGCATCGTGATCTGGAGATCGTCCCGTTTTATGACACGGCTGGAAGCGTAAAGCGGGTGATGCAGGATGGTCTGCTGGATGCGGCGGGTATCGCTCCGATACTGGCGGCTGAGCAGTATGGTGCGGCGGTGCTGGTTGCAGGAGTTGAGGATCACGCGGAGAACTTCACACGCTTCCACCTTGTTGTGCGGGATAGTGTTCCTCTGCCGGAGAGCCCGTCCAATCCGGACAAGATGAGCCTGGCATTTGCCATTGAACACAGGCCGGGATCGCTGGTGGCGGCGCTGGAGGTGCTGAACGCTGCCGGGGTCGACTTGACGAAGATCGAGTCGCGGCCGGTGCCGGGAAGCCCGTGGGAGTATGTGTTCTATGTGGACGTACGGTTCGACAGACCAGAGAAGGCTGATGCTGCGGTTGCCGCGCTGCGGGCTCACTGCCGGATGGTGAAAGAGCTTGGTCGCTACACGGCGGCTTGA
- the lon gene encoding endopeptidase La, with the protein MPNDFVSVIQPKATKESTGSSQGESRPIPVLPVRDTVLFPHAVLPLTVGRESSIQLIQSLGEEKTILVVAQRDARQDSPEASDLHTIGTKATVHKVVKMPNQSLFVFTEGNERVRLGEFTQTSPFMIAGAETIPEIEPVESPETEALQRNVVSQFQQIVTSSPTLSDDLQTIAINIEEPGRLADFIASSLPFLTTTDKQELLEMPDIAKRLERVNKHLAKELEVQQLRNKIQTEVQDSVQQSQRDYYLREQLKAIQKELGDVDDTQKDIAELREKIENAGMTDEVKKDALKELGRLSRMNPAAADYSLTRNYVEWLAVLPWGKTSAGEVDILKAKEILDEDHYGLKKVKDRILDYLSARRLKPDMKGPILCFVGPPGVGKTSLGRSIAKALDRKFSRISLGGMHDEAEIRGHRRTYIGALPGQIIQHLKRVEVKDPVFMLDEIDKLGRDFRGDPASALLETLDPEQNNTFRDNYLDQPFDLSKVLFICTANQLDTIPGPLLDRMEIIELTGYTEEEKVNIAIKYLIPRQIKENGIEEGQIEFPRESVHLIARHYTREAGVRKLEQQIGTVCRKLARKIAEGRSEKLIITPEIIHEFLGGIKVRVDTEIAERTKRAGVVVGLAWTPAGGDILFIEANKMKGKGGFNITGQIGDVMKESMQAALTWVRSNAASLGLEEDFTKDLDLHIHVPAGAIPKDGPSAGVTMATALVSLLTNVPIRPFTAMTGEITLSGNVLPVGGIKEKFLAAKRAGVRDVILPKECKQQVDEDLTPDQIEGVTIHYATHIEDVLAVALPKTVTEAVADEIVRDEVLSEAEAAIA; encoded by the coding sequence ATGCCAAACGATTTCGTTAGCGTTATCCAGCCGAAGGCCACCAAAGAATCCACCGGGAGCAGTCAAGGTGAATCCCGCCCAATCCCCGTGCTTCCGGTACGGGATACTGTGTTATTCCCCCATGCCGTCCTGCCTCTAACGGTAGGGCGTGAGAGTTCGATCCAATTGATTCAGTCACTTGGGGAAGAGAAGACGATCCTTGTGGTTGCGCAGCGGGATGCCCGCCAGGACAGTCCTGAGGCGTCCGACCTGCATACGATCGGCACAAAGGCGACAGTTCACAAGGTCGTCAAGATGCCGAACCAGAGTCTCTTCGTGTTTACGGAGGGAAATGAGCGCGTGCGTTTAGGCGAGTTCACGCAGACTTCGCCGTTCATGATTGCCGGAGCCGAGACGATTCCGGAGATTGAGCCGGTCGAGTCGCCTGAGACGGAGGCGCTGCAGCGCAATGTAGTGAGCCAGTTTCAGCAGATTGTGACCTCCTCGCCTACACTCTCGGATGATCTGCAGACGATTGCGATCAACATCGAGGAGCCGGGTCGGCTGGCGGACTTTATCGCCTCTTCGCTGCCATTCCTGACGACGACGGATAAGCAGGAGTTGTTGGAGATGCCCGACATTGCGAAGCGTCTGGAGCGCGTAAACAAGCACTTGGCGAAGGAGCTTGAGGTGCAGCAGTTGCGCAACAAGATCCAGACCGAGGTGCAGGATTCCGTGCAGCAGTCGCAGCGGGATTACTACCTGCGGGAGCAGTTGAAGGCTATCCAGAAGGAGCTTGGCGACGTCGACGATACGCAGAAGGATATTGCGGAGCTGCGGGAGAAGATCGAAAACGCAGGCATGACCGATGAGGTTAAGAAGGATGCGCTGAAGGAGCTTGGACGGCTGAGCCGGATGAATCCTGCGGCTGCGGACTACTCGCTGACGCGGAACTATGTGGAGTGGCTGGCTGTGCTGCCGTGGGGTAAGACCTCGGCGGGCGAGGTTGACATTCTGAAGGCGAAGGAGATTCTCGATGAGGATCACTACGGGCTGAAGAAGGTCAAGGATCGCATTTTGGACTACCTCTCGGCACGGCGCTTGAAGCCGGATATGAAGGGGCCAATCCTGTGCTTTGTTGGACCTCCGGGTGTGGGTAAAACCTCGCTGGGGCGGTCGATCGCAAAGGCACTGGATCGCAAGTTCTCCCGTATCTCGCTGGGGGGTATGCATGACGAGGCGGAGATTCGCGGGCATCGCCGGACGTATATCGGTGCACTGCCAGGCCAGATTATCCAGCACTTGAAGCGGGTCGAGGTGAAGGACCCTGTCTTCATGCTGGATGAGATCGACAAACTGGGGCGCGACTTCCGAGGTGATCCGGCGAGCGCGTTGCTGGAGACACTTGACCCGGAGCAGAACAACACGTTCCGCGACAACTATCTCGATCAGCCGTTCGATTTGAGCAAGGTGCTATTTATTTGCACGGCGAATCAGCTCGATACGATTCCTGGACCGCTGCTCGATCGTATGGAGATCATCGAACTGACTGGCTATACGGAAGAGGAGAAGGTCAACATCGCCATCAAGTACCTCATCCCGCGCCAGATCAAGGAGAACGGGATCGAAGAGGGGCAGATCGAGTTTCCACGGGAGAGCGTGCATCTGATCGCACGGCACTATACCCGGGAGGCTGGCGTTCGTAAGCTGGAGCAGCAGATCGGTACGGTTTGCAGGAAGCTGGCTCGCAAGATTGCAGAGGGTCGCAGCGAGAAGCTAATCATTACGCCGGAGATCATCCATGAGTTCCTTGGTGGCATCAAGGTGCGTGTGGATACGGAGATTGCCGAGCGGACGAAGCGGGCTGGTGTTGTGGTCGGGCTGGCGTGGACGCCTGCTGGCGGCGACATTCTCTTCATCGAGGCGAACAAGATGAAGGGCAAGGGCGGCTTCAACATCACGGGGCAGATCGGCGATGTGATGAAGGAGTCGATGCAGGCTGCGCTGACGTGGGTTCGATCCAATGCTGCTTCGCTGGGGCTCGAGGAGGACTTTACGAAGGATCTCGACCTGCATATCCATGTGCCTGCGGGAGCGATCCCGAAGGATGGTCCTTCGGCTGGTGTGACGATGGCTACGGCTCTCGTTAGCCTGTTGACGAATGTTCCGATTCGGCCGTTTACGGCGATGACGGGCGAGATTACGCTGAGTGGTAATGTGCTGCCGGTTGGTGGGATCAAGGAGAAATTCCTTGCGGCGAAGCGGGCTGGTGTGCGCGACGTGATCCTGCCGAAGGAGTGCAAGCAGCAGGTCGATGAGGACCTGACGCCGGACCAGATCGAGGGCGTGACGATTCACTATGCCACGCATATCGAAGATGTGCTGGCGGTGGCTCTGCCCAAGACGGTTACGGAGGCTGTGGCTGACGAGATCGTTCGGGACGAGGTTTTGAGCGAGGCGGAAGCTGCCATCGCGTAA
- a CDS encoding DUF6321 domain-containing protein, which produces MTTTKKSAAKKMAANSMPVKGKDPKGGLTAAGREFFNERDGSNLKPGVTGKADTPQKMKRKGSFLTRHFTNPRGPMVKDGEPTRLALSAHAWGEPVPKTEAQAKKLAAKGRKLLEQFHAAKDKAPAKKAAAKKKAG; this is translated from the coding sequence ATGACTACAACGAAGAAGAGTGCGGCGAAGAAGATGGCGGCGAATTCGATGCCGGTTAAGGGGAAAGATCCTAAGGGTGGGCTTACGGCTGCAGGTCGGGAGTTCTTCAACGAACGGGATGGGTCGAACCTGAAGCCGGGAGTGACAGGGAAGGCGGACACGCCGCAGAAGATGAAGCGGAAGGGGTCGTTCCTGACGCGGCATTTCACGAATCCTCGGGGGCCTATGGTGAAGGATGGGGAGCCGACGCGGCTGGCTTTGAGCGCGCATGCGTGGGGTGAGCCGGTGCCCAAGACGGAGGCCCAGGCGAAGAAGCTGGCGGCGAAGGGGCGGAAGCTTCTGGAGCAGTTTCATGCGGCTAAAGACAAGGCACCGGCGAAGAAGGCTGCGGCTAAGAAGAAGGCCGGGTGA
- the moaD gene encoding molybdopterin converting factor subunit 1, with the protein MRLRVLYFGVLKDIFGRDGEEVELPAGSSVEMLTKMLRERARGGSIAADDLWRSVAVAVNQEYVQGAVVLQDRDEVALLPPVSGGWDEVWG; encoded by the coding sequence ATGCGCCTGCGGGTTCTCTATTTCGGAGTATTGAAGGACATCTTCGGACGCGATGGGGAAGAGGTTGAGCTGCCCGCGGGAAGTTCTGTGGAGATGCTGACGAAGATGTTGCGGGAGCGTGCGCGTGGTGGATCGATTGCAGCCGATGATCTCTGGAGATCGGTCGCGGTGGCGGTGAACCAGGAGTATGTTCAGGGTGCGGTGGTGTTGCAGGATCGGGATGAAGTGGCTTTGCTGCCGCCAGTGAGCGGCGGATGGGATGAGGTTTGGGGCTGA